The following proteins are co-located in the Flammeovirga kamogawensis genome:
- a CDS encoding lytic transglycosylase domain-containing protein: MKSFLWFLLGAISVALLTYAPKLIQPKTEVLTETVVVKEMEGNSYELPMPEHFQFCGEQVPLDDADVYERFDRELYVNSYWHSHTILVFKRAQRWMPVIEKILKEQQVPNDFKYLCIIESDLMLNARSGSGAAGFWQFMPSTAREYGLTVTKEVDERYNVEKATLAACTYLKKAKEKLGSWTLAAAAYNRGSSGIARALEDQKVTNYYDLLLNEETSRYVFRILALKEIMQSPEKYSFELSTSQLYQPDLLRTITVNKTISNLAEFANEEGVNYKILKRYNPWLRSNKLTIRKGKSYIITLPSR; this comes from the coding sequence ATGAAATCATTCTTATGGTTCTTATTAGGAGCCATTTCGGTTGCATTATTAACATATGCACCTAAGCTTATTCAGCCTAAGACAGAAGTCTTAACAGAAACAGTAGTTGTAAAAGAAATGGAAGGTAATAGCTATGAATTACCTATGCCAGAGCATTTTCAATTTTGTGGAGAACAAGTGCCTTTAGATGATGCAGATGTTTACGAACGATTTGATAGAGAGTTGTATGTAAACTCATATTGGCATTCGCATACAATCTTAGTCTTTAAAAGAGCACAAAGATGGATGCCTGTAATAGAAAAGATATTAAAGGAACAACAAGTTCCGAATGATTTTAAATACCTTTGCATAATTGAAAGTGATTTGATGCTTAATGCTAGATCAGGTTCTGGAGCTGCAGGTTTTTGGCAATTTATGCCAAGTACAGCAAGAGAATATGGTTTAACTGTAACAAAAGAAGTTGATGAGCGCTATAATGTTGAGAAAGCAACACTTGCTGCTTGTACTTATTTAAAGAAAGCAAAAGAGAAATTAGGCTCATGGACATTAGCTGCAGCAGCCTATAATAGAGGTTCTAGTGGCATAGCAAGAGCTTTAGAAGATCAAAAAGTTACAAATTACTACGATCTTTTATTAAATGAGGAAACATCACGTTATGTATTCCGTATCTTAGCGCTTAAGGAAATAATGCAAAGTCCTGAAAAGTATAGTTTTGAACTTTCTACTAGTCAGCTATATCAACCAGATTTACTAAGAACAATCACAGTTAATAAAACAATTTCAAACCTTGCTGAATTTGCAAATGAGGAAGGTGTAAATTATAAGATACTAAAACGATATAACCCTTGGTTAAGGTCAAATAAGTTGACGATTAGAAAAGGAAAAAGTTATATCATCACGTTACCGAGCAGGTAA
- a CDS encoding LOG family protein, translating to MSEENNKINKEEVERIREAFVKKDWAEIKSANSWVIFKVMSEFVDGFDKLAKIGPCVSIFGSARTHEDHKYYKMAETTASLLVKHGYGVITGGGPGIMEAGNKGAQEAGGKSVGLNIELPFEQDGNHFIDRDKMLNFDYFFVRKVMFVKYSQGFIVMPGGLGTLDELFEAYTLIQTKKIGRFPIVLVGVDYWQGLMDWIKSTVLEKEKNVSPEDLDLIHLVDTPGEAVKIIEDFYGKFLLSPNF from the coding sequence ATGTCAGAAGAAAACAATAAAATAAACAAAGAAGAAGTAGAACGTATAAGAGAAGCTTTTGTAAAAAAAGATTGGGCCGAAATTAAAAGTGCAAACTCTTGGGTTATTTTTAAAGTAATGTCTGAGTTTGTTGATGGCTTTGATAAATTGGCTAAAATAGGTCCTTGTGTATCTATTTTTGGGTCAGCAAGAACTCATGAAGACCATAAATATTATAAGATGGCAGAAACTACTGCAAGTCTATTAGTAAAGCATGGTTATGGAGTTATTACAGGTGGTGGACCTGGCATAATGGAAGCAGGAAATAAAGGAGCACAAGAAGCAGGAGGGAAATCTGTAGGATTAAACATTGAATTACCTTTTGAACAAGATGGTAACCATTTTATTGATAGAGATAAAATGTTGAATTTTGATTACTTCTTTGTTCGCAAAGTAATGTTTGTGAAATATTCTCAGGGCTTTATTGTAATGCCAGGTGGTTTAGGAACTCTTGATGAATTATTTGAGGCATATACATTAATTCAGACTAAAAAGATAGGTCGATTCCCAATTGTACTTGTAGGTGTTGATTATTGGCAGGGATTAATGGATTGGATTAAATCTACTGTTTTAGAAAAAGAGAAAAATGTAAGTCCAGAAGATTTAGATTTAATTCATTTAGTTGATACTCCTGGAGAAGCAGTTAAAATAATAGAAGATTTTTATGGCAAGTTTTTATTGTCACCAAACTTCTAA